From one Xiphophorus hellerii strain 12219 chromosome 18, Xiphophorus_hellerii-4.1, whole genome shotgun sequence genomic stretch:
- the LOC116737686 gene encoding leucine-rich repeat and immunoglobulin-like domain-containing nogo receptor-interacting protein 2, which produces MVGKRAIRRLLLAGGLLLVLAGSASGCPARCECSAQTKSVSCHRKRLASIPEGVPIETRALDLSKNKLRLINFYNFSSFLQLEDLDLSDNTISVAEPGCFHSNVALRSLNLRSNQLMLVAKGVLAGLTNLTHLDLSHNRLVVLLDHAFQDLHRLTFLEVSNNQLVFISQRAFTGLLGIQSLTLERSNLTVVPTDALAHLHNLLELRMRFLSISFLKPFSFKRLTRLRHLEVDSWPLLESLPPLSLHGLNLTTLFITNTNLSAFPGAALRNLLYLTHLNLSYCRIQHIQQGELGPLPQLLELRLQGSQLLSIEPLAFAGLKSLQLLDVSQNRLDSLERAVFASADSLQRLCLGGNPLVCDCRLLWLLSSHKPASLQILDLQPECSAPQHLLGKSLRDLKEPLVSRYMTCTKPRVGPNATQLLMADEGQPARLSCTAEGAPQPSVVWITPHRRYVTAKSSGRVEVQPDGSLEIKAAELHDSGVYLCIASNPAGNASLSASLAVKSLGTGDRLHYSNRSSGYLTEPNGTWGNGTVLYNMTVPIDMKTILISAAMGCLSFLGVVVFCFLLLFAWSRGKGRHKNNFDIEYVPRKSNGGGADVAETSGPRRVNMKMI; this is translated from the coding sequence ATGGTGGGTAAGAGAGCCATACGGCGCCTCCTGCTGGCCGGCGGCCTGCTGCTGGTCCTGGCCGGCTCCGCCTCTGGCTGCCCCGCGCGGTGCGAGTGCTCCGCCCAGACCAAGTCGGTCAGCTGCCACCGCAAGCGGCTGGCCAGCATCCCGGAGGGCGTCCCCATCGAGACGCGCGCCCTGGACCTCAGCAAGAACAAGCTGCGCCTCATCAACTTCTACAACTTCTCGTCGTTCCTGCAGCTGGAGGACCTGGACCTCAGCGACAACACCATCAGCGTAGCCGAGCCCGGCTGCTTCCACTCCAACGTGGCGCTGCGCTCGCTCAACCTGCGCAGCAACCAGCTCATGCTGGTGGCGAAGGGCGTGCTGGCGGGCCTGACCAACCTCACGCACCTGGACCTGAGTCACAACCGGCTGGTGGTTCTGCTGGACCACGCCTTCCAGGACCTGCACCGGCTGACCTTCCTGGAGGTCAGCAACAACCAGCTGGTGTTCATCTCCCAGCGCGCCTTCACGGGGCTGCTGGGCATCCAGAGTCTGACCCTGGAGCGCTCCAACCTCACCGTGGTTCCCACCGACGCTTTGGCCCACCTGCACAACCTGCTGGAGCTGCGCATGCGCTTTCTGAGCATCAGCTTCCTCAAGCCTTTCTCCTTCAAGCGGCTGACTCGCCTGCGCCACCTGGAGGTGGATTCCTGGCCCCTGCTGGAGAGCCTGCCGCCACTGTCGCTGCACGGCCTCAACCTGACCACCCTGTTCATCACCAACACCAACCTGTCTGCCTTTCCTGGAGCGGCGCTGCGCAACCTGCTCTACCTCACGCACCTCAACCTGTCCTACTGCCGCATCCAGCAcatccagcagggggagctggGCCCTCTGCCGCAGCTGCTGGAGCTCCGCCTCCAGGGGTCGCAGCTGCTCTCCATCGAACCCCTGGCCTTCGCGGGCCTGAAGTCCCTCCAGCTGCTGGATGTGTCCCAGAACCGGCTGGACTCTCTGGAGAGGGCCGTGTTCGCCTCGGCGGACTCCCTGCAGCGGCTCTGCCTGGGCGGCAACCCGCTGGTGTGCGATTGCCGGTTGCTCTGGTTGCTCAGCAGCCACAAGCCGGCTTCGCTGCAGATCCTGGACCTGCAGCCGGAGTGCAGCGCACCACAGCACCTTTTGGGCAAATCCCTACGGGACCTCAAGGAGCCACTGGTGTCGAGGTACATGACCTGCACCAAGCCGCGGGTCGGCCCCAACGCCACACAGCTGCTGATGGCCGACGAGGGCCAGCCGGCGCGGCTGAGCTGCACGGCGGAGGGAGCGCCGCAGCCCTCAGTAGTCTGGATCACACCGCACAGACGCTACGTCACGGCCAAGAGCAGCGGCCGCGTGGAGGTCCAACCGGACGGCAGCCTGGAGATCAAGGCAGCGGAGCTGCATGACAGCGGCGTGTACCTGTGCATCGCCAGCAACCCGGCGGGCAACGCCAGCCTGTCCGCCTCTCTGGCCGTGAAGAGCCTGGGGACCGGTGACAGGCTCCACTACAGCAACCGCAGCTCCGGCTACCTGACGGAGCCCAACGGCACCTGGGGCAACGGCACGGTGCTGTACAACATGACGGTCCCCATCGACATGAAGACCATCCTGATCTCCGCCGCCATGGGCTGCCTATCCTTCCTGGGCGTGGTGGTgttctgcttcctgctgctgttcgCCTGGAGCCGGGGCAAAGGGCGACACAAGAACAACTTCGACATCGAGTACGTCCCCCGGAAGTCCAACGGCGGCGGCGCAGACGTGGCAGAGACCAGCGGCCCGCGTCGCGTCAACATGAAGATGATCTGA